One part of the Cyprinus carpio isolate SPL01 chromosome A25, ASM1834038v1, whole genome shotgun sequence genome encodes these proteins:
- the LOC122135556 gene encoding V(D)J recombination-activating protein 1-like yields MEKGRWSSEDAPRASMPDELSHPKFSEWKFKLFRVRSIEKAPLPNETPVEKENQPEVAMEIAGSPGSVMKLCFGGKSKENMESAQGRVDLKLQEIDTHMNLLKCLCRLCGLSIRKAKGPSHEVHGDLEVSSRCALRRMGCKLLNWPEVILKVFKVDVTTDMETVHPSLFCHRCWTAAMRGGGFCSFTRTQIPDWKPHTTHCNLCFPKKSSFQRIGKKRAKPLKIAHSTPKRIKRDSSESSGANRVWRQTSENTGSGGKEWLKLSVQRGQWVKNITQCQRDHLSTKLIPPEVPAHFLHAVTCQVCDHLLSDPVQSPCRHLFCRVCILRYSRALGQNCPTCNQHLNPSHLTRPAKFFLATLNSIPLLCPSEGCNDWVRFDSFREHCLNHYHEKESQEEQNSSEQNIDDYLPVNKGGRPRQHLLSLTRRAQKHRLRDLKNQVKAFAEKEEGGDVKSVCLTLFLLALRAGNEHKQADELEAMMQGRGFGLHPAVCLAIRVNTFLSCSQYHKMYRTVKATSGRQIFQPLHTLRNAEKELLPGFHQFEWQPALKNVSSSWDVGIIDGLSGWTTSVDDVPADTISRRFRYDVALVSALKDLEEDIMEGLKERELDDSMCTSGFTVVVKESCDGMGDVGEKHGSGPAVPEKAVRFSFTIMSISIRVEGEDDGITIFQEQKPNSELSCRPLCLMFVDESDHETLTAILGPVVAERKAMMESRLILSVGGLLRSFRFFFRGTGYDEKMVREMEGLEASGSTYICTLCDSTRSEASQNMVLHSITRSHDENLERYEIWRTNPFSESADELRDRVKGVSAKPFMETQPTLDALHCDIGNATEFYKIFQDEIGEVYQKSNPSREERRRWRSALDKHLRNNLKLKPVMRMNGNYARRLMTREAVEVVCELVLSEERREALRKLMDLYLQMKPVWRSTCPSRDCPVQLCQYSYNSQQFADLLSTTFKYRYDGKITNYLHKTLAHVPEIVERDGSIGAWASEGNESGNKLFRRFRKMNARQSKTFELEDVLKHHWLYTSKYLQKFMEAHKNSAKAMQATFNPEVTTDEVDMALEVPDF; encoded by the exons ATGGAGAAAGGGAGGTGGAGTTCCGAAGATGCTCCCAGAGCCTCCATGCCTGACGAATTGTCTCATCCTAAGTTTTCAGAATGGAAGTTTAAGCTCTTTCGGGTCAGGTCCATTGAGAAGGCCCCTCTGCCTAATGAAACACCGGTGGAGAAGGAAAACCAGCCAGAGGTAGCAATGGAAATTGCAGGCTCTCCAGGCAGTGTTATGAAGCTCTGTTTTGGAGGGAAGAGTAAGGAAAACATGGAGAGTGCTCAAGGGAGAGTGGACCTTAAGCTGCAGGAAATTGATACACACATGAATCTTCTCAA ATGCCTGTGTCGCCTTTGTGGCCTTTCAATACGGAAGGCTAAAGGTCCGTCGCATGAAGTCCATGGAGACTTGGAAGTGTCCAGCCGGTGTGCCTTGCGTAGGATGGGCTGTAAGTTGCTAAACTGGCCAGAGGTGATCTTGAAGGTCTTCAAGGTGGATGTGACAACCGACATGGAGACGGTACATCCGTCTTTGTTTTGTCACAGATGCTGGACTGCTGCCATGAGGGGAGGAGGTTTCTGTTCTTTCACTAGAACCCAGATTCCAGACTGGAAGCCCCACACCACCCACTGCAACCTCTGCTTCCCTAAGAAGAGCTCTTTTCAACGAATAGGAAAGAAGCGGGCCAAACCACTTAAAATTGCACACAGCACTCCAAAGAGAATCAAAAGGGACTCCTCAGAATCCTCAGGGGCCAATAGAGTGTGGAGACAGACCTCAGAGAATACTGGATCAGGTGGGAAAGAATGGTTAAAACTATCAGTTCAGAGAGGACAATGGGTAAAGAATATCACCCAATGCCAGAGGGACCATCTGAGCACTAAGCTCATCCCTCCTGAAGTCCCAGCACACTTCCTGCATGCTGTTACTTGCCAAGTGTGTGATCACTTGCTTTCTGACCCTGTCCAGTCACCATGTAGACACCTGTTCTGTCGGGTCTGCATCCTAAGGTACAGTCGTGCTTTGGGTCAAAACTGTCCCACCTGTAACCAACATCTAAATCCATCCCACCTGACCAGGCCAGCCAAATTCTTCCTTGCCACCCTCAACTCTATCCCTCTGCTTTGCCCCAGTGAAGGATGCAACGACTGGGTCCGATTTGACTCCTTTAGGGAACACTGCCTCAACCACTACCATGAAAAAGAGTCTCAGGAAGAACAAAATTCTTCAGAGCAGAATATTGATGATTACTTGCCGGTCAACAAAGGTGGGCGTCCTCGACAGCACCTATTGTCACTGACCCGTCGGGCTCAAAAGCACAGGCTGAGAGATTTGAAGAACCAGGTGAAGGCATTTGCTGAAAAGGAAGAAGGAGGGGATGTGAAGTCAGTCTGTTTGACGCTCTTCCTTCTGGCATTGAGAGCTGGGAATGAACACAAACAAGCAGATGAGCTGGAAGCTATGATGCAAG GCAGGGGATTTGGGCTTCATCCTGCAGTGTGTTTGGCTATAAGGGTAAACACATTCCTTAGCTGCAGTCAGTACCACAAGATGTACCGCACTGTAAAGGCCACTAGTGGCCGCCAGATATTCCAGCCACTGCACACTCTACGTAATGCTGAGAAAGAGCTTCTCCCTGGGTTCCACCAATTTGAGTGGCAGCCAGCTTTAAAAAACGTTTCCAGCTCCTGGGATGTGGGAATCATTGACGGCCTCTCTGGTTGGACAACCTCTGTTGACGATGTCCCTGCGGACACCATCTCCAGAAGATTCCGTTATGATGTGGCACTAGTTTCTGCATTAAAAGATTTGGAAGAGGACATAATGGAAGGACTGAAAGAGAGGGAGCTGGACGACAGCATGTGCACCTCTGGTTTTACCGTTGTGGTGAAAGAATCATGTGATGGTATGGGAGATGTCGGCGAGAAGCATGGATCTGGTCCAGCGGTTCCTGAGAAGGCAGTGAGGTTTTCCTTCACAATCATGTCCATCTCCATCCGAGTTGAGGGTGAGGACGATGGCATCACCATTTTTCAGGAACAAAAGCCAAACTCTGAGCTCTCCTGCAGACCTCTGTGCCTCATGTTTGTGGATGAGTCTGACCACGAGACCCTGACGGCCATCTTGGGACCTGTGGTAGCGGAGCGGAAAGCCATGATGGAAAGTCGGCTTATTTTATCTGTTGGTGGTCTCCTACGATCCTTTAGGTTCTTCTTTCGGGGCACAGGCTATGATGAGAAGATGGTTCGTGAAATGGAAGGCTTAGAAGCATCAGGCTCCACTTATATATGCACACTCTGTGACTCAACCCGATCTGAAGCATCCCAGAACATGGTGCTACATTCCATCACACGTAGCCATGATGAAAATCTTGAGCGCTATGAGATCTGGAGGACAAATCCTTTCTCAGAGTCTGCTGATGAACTGCGTGACCGGGTCAAAGGTGTTTCCGCCAAGCCTTTCATGGAGACCCAGCCTACTCTAGATGCTCTGCACTGCGACATTGGCAATGCTACAGAATTCTACAAGATCTTTCAGGATGAGATTGGTGAAGTCTACCAGAAGAGCAATCCAAGTCGAGAGGAACGCCGTCGTTGGCGGTCAGCCCTGGACAAACATCTAAGAAATAACCTGAAACTCAAGCCTGTGATGAGGATGAATGGAAACTATGCTCGTCGGCTGATGACACGAGAAGCTGTGGAGGTGGTCTGTGAGCTGGTTCTTTCCGAGGAACGGCGTGAGGCACTACGGAAACTGATGGACCTCTACCTTCAGATGAAGCCTGTGTGGCGTTCTACCTGTCCCTCCCGAGACTGCCCTGTCCAACTCTGTCAGTACAGCTACAACTCTCAGCAATTTGCTGATCTCCTTTCCACCACATTTAAGTACCGCTATGATGGAAAAATCACCAACTACCTCCACAAGACTCTGGCCCATGTTCCTGAGATTGTTGAGAGAGACGGGTCTATTGGAGCATGGGCCAGTGAAGGCAATGAGTCTGGGAACAAGCTGTTCAGACGTTTTCGTAAGATGAATGCAAGGCAGTCCAAAACATTTGAACTTGAAGATGTACTGAAACACCACTGGCTGTACACCTCCAAGTATCTTCAGAAGTTTATGGAGGCTCACAAGAATTCAGCAAAAGCAATGCAAGCCACATTCAACCCAGAAGTGACCACAGATGAAGTTGATATGGCTCTTGAAGTCCCTGATTTTTGA